A portion of the Eubacterium maltosivorans genome contains these proteins:
- a CDS encoding ABC transporter substrate-binding protein, which translates to MKKVKKLLALGVALVLTATVFAGCGNKTAGKDAKDDNTLVYGSQDYTAINPALYEHGEINLLLFAGLTAHDENDKVVPGMAESWDWNAADNTYTFHIRDGITWQDGEKFTANDVKFTLEAIMNPDNASEIASNYEDITKIEVPDDQTVKISLKAPNVAMLDYLTIGILPAHLLEGKDLATDDFNRNPIGTGPYKLVSWDEGQSITMEKFDNYYAGAPKIDKVIFKIVEDTKARAMQLKSGELDMAQVPPNDARQFEGNDEFKIYDMKTADYRGILYNFNNDLFKNNRELPNALSYAIDRQSIIDSVLLGEGQLAYSPLQAGPYNNPDIEKFDYNPAKAQEMLEAAGWKKGSDGVYEKNGTRLAFKINIAEGDQVRVDIANVAAQNLKDIGVDATVSVNAETDWAGQETYLIGWGSPFDPDDHTYKVFGTDKGSNYSGYSNPKVDELLQKARETDNDAQRMEYYKAFQEELTKDMPYTFIAYVDAIYVAKANIQGITPDTILGHHGVGIFWNIADWSLN; encoded by the coding sequence ATGAAAAAAGTGAAAAAGCTGCTGGCGCTGGGTGTTGCCCTGGTGCTCACAGCAACAGTATTTGCAGGCTGCGGTAATAAGACAGCCGGCAAAGACGCAAAGGATGACAACACACTGGTGTATGGCAGCCAGGATTATACAGCGATCAATCCGGCACTGTATGAGCATGGCGAAATCAATCTGCTTTTGTTCGCTGGGCTGACAGCTCACGATGAAAATGACAAGGTGGTTCCGGGAATGGCAGAGAGCTGGGATTGGAACGCCGCTGATAACACCTACACCTTCCACATCCGGGATGGTATTACCTGGCAGGATGGTGAGAAATTCACTGCCAATGACGTCAAGTTTACACTGGAAGCAATTATGAATCCAGACAACGCGTCAGAAATCGCCTCAAACTATGAGGATATCACGAAAATTGAAGTGCCGGATGACCAGACTGTCAAAATTTCTCTCAAAGCGCCCAATGTTGCGATGCTGGACTATCTGACCATTGGTATTCTGCCGGCACACCTGCTGGAGGGCAAGGACCTGGCCACAGATGATTTTAACCGCAATCCCATTGGCACCGGCCCTTATAAGCTGGTATCCTGGGATGAAGGCCAGAGCATTACCATGGAAAAATTTGATAACTACTATGCAGGCGCGCCCAAAATCGATAAGGTTATCTTCAAAATTGTCGAGGATACCAAGGCCCGCGCCATGCAGCTGAAATCCGGCGAGCTGGATATGGCGCAGGTGCCGCCGAATGACGCCAGGCAGTTTGAGGGCAATGATGAATTTAAAATTTATGATATGAAGACAGCCGACTACCGGGGGATTCTGTATAATTTTAACAATGATCTGTTTAAAAACAACCGCGAGCTGCCAAACGCGCTGAGCTATGCCATTGACCGCCAGTCCATCATTGATTCCGTACTGCTTGGAGAAGGACAGCTGGCTTACTCGCCGCTTCAGGCAGGGCCTTATAACAACCCGGATATCGAGAAATTTGATTATAACCCGGCCAAAGCCCAGGAAATGCTGGAGGCCGCTGGATGGAAAAAAGGCAGCGACGGCGTCTATGAGAAGAACGGTACCCGTCTGGCCTTTAAAATTAATATTGCAGAGGGCGACCAGGTGCGTGTGGATATCGCCAATGTCGCGGCACAAAATCTGAAAGATATCGGGGTGGACGCAACGGTTTCCGTCAATGCTGAAACTGACTGGGCAGGCCAGGAAACTTATCTTATCGGCTGGGGAAGCCCCTTTGACCCGGACGATCACACCTACAAGGTTTTCGGAACAGACAAGGGCTCAAACTACAGTGGATACTCTAATCCCAAGGTGGACGAGCTGCTCCAGAAGGCCCGCGAAACCGATAATGACGCGCAGAGAATGGAATACTACAAGGCTTTCCAGGAAGAGCTGACAAAGGATATGCCTTATACTTTCATCGCCTATGTGGATGCTATCTATGTGGCTAAGGCCAATATTCAGGGGATTACCCCGGATACCATTTTAGGCCATCATGGCGTCGGTATTTTCTGGAATATCGCTGACTGGTCTTTAAATTAA
- a CDS encoding MATE family efflux transporter — translation MQRDLTAGSVTKGMLLFAGPMILGNLLQQLYNVADTLIVGQFLGAGPLAAVGSSFTLMVFLTSIILGLCMGSSVVFSMLYGAKREDDLKTSFFIAFVFIAGVTLVINTLAFAFIDPLLRVLQIPALILKDTRAYLLIIFGGIGFTFIYNYFASLLRGIGNSVVPLVFLAVSAILNIILDLVLILRFNMGVSGAALATITAQGVSAVSIGIYSFLKIPVLRLKRTHLRFNQAIVQDVVQYSLLTCVQQSIMNFGILMIQGLVNSFGVSVMAAFAAAVKIDSFAYMPVQDFGNAFSTYIAQNYGAGKADRIQKGIRCAILTALVFCILISVIVFFFGSSLMLIFVRPEETEIIAIGTVYLKVEGACYCGIGCLFLLYGLYRGIGRPGISVVLTVISLGTRVALAYLLAPVPAVGLLGIWWAIPIGWFLADITGLLYWRFRHKQLMPG, via the coding sequence ATGCAAAGAGACCTCACTGCCGGAAGCGTCACAAAAGGAATGCTGTTGTTCGCCGGCCCCATGATTCTCGGCAACCTGCTTCAGCAGCTTTATAATGTGGCGGATACCCTCATCGTCGGCCAGTTTCTCGGCGCGGGGCCACTGGCGGCCGTAGGCTCTTCCTTTACCCTCATGGTGTTTTTAACTTCCATTATCCTGGGACTGTGTATGGGCAGCAGCGTTGTTTTTTCCATGCTCTACGGCGCAAAACGCGAGGATGATTTAAAAACCAGTTTTTTTATCGCCTTTGTGTTCATCGCGGGGGTTACCCTTGTTATCAACACTCTGGCCTTTGCCTTCATCGACCCTTTGCTGCGGGTACTGCAGATCCCCGCCCTTATCCTTAAAGATACCCGAGCCTATCTGCTCATTATCTTCGGCGGCATTGGTTTTACCTTTATCTATAATTACTTTGCCTCTCTGCTCCGGGGTATTGGCAACTCCGTGGTGCCGCTGGTCTTTCTGGCTGTCTCGGCAATTTTAAACATTATTCTTGATCTTGTTCTGATCCTGCGCTTTAATATGGGGGTCTCCGGAGCGGCGCTGGCGACCATAACGGCCCAGGGGGTCTCAGCCGTTTCCATTGGTATTTACAGTTTTCTGAAAATCCCGGTGCTTCGGCTGAAACGTACGCATCTCCGGTTTAACCAGGCCATTGTACAGGACGTTGTACAGTATTCCCTGCTGACCTGTGTCCAGCAGTCCATCATGAACTTTGGCATTCTCATGATTCAGGGGCTGGTCAACAGCTTCGGCGTGTCTGTTATGGCGGCTTTTGCCGCGGCGGTAAAGATCGACTCCTTTGCCTACATGCCAGTGCAGGACTTCGGCAATGCCTTCTCAACCTATATCGCCCAGAATTACGGCGCGGGAAAGGCTGACCGTATTCAGAAGGGAATCCGCTGTGCAATATTGACAGCGCTTGTGTTCTGCATCCTTATCTCTGTTATTGTCTTCTTTTTCGGCAGCTCCCTGATGCTGATTTTTGTGAGACCAGAGGAGACGGAAATCATCGCCATCGGCACCGTCTATTTAAAAGTCGAAGGGGCCTGCTACTGCGGTATCGGCTGTCTTTTCCTGCTCTACGGCCTTTACCGGGGTATCGGCCGCCCTGGCATTTCCGTAGTGCTGACTGTGATTTCTCTCGGCACACGAGTCGCGCTGGCTTACCTTCTGGCGCCGGTTCCCGCCGTCGGCCTCCTGGGCATCTGGTGGGCCATCCCTATCGGTTGGTTTCTGGCCGATATTACCGGGCTCCTCTACTGGCGATTCCGGCATAAGCAGCTCATGCCCGGATAA
- a CDS encoding ABC transporter ATP-binding protein yields the protein MTTLLEIKNLSVNIATDQGDVHAVRDVSLSLKPGETLAIVGESGCGKSVFCKSILGILPARARVAGGEILFKGRDLAGLSEKELEAVRGKEISMIFQDPVSSLNPTMSIGSQIVEAVKAHQKVDRAEARALAVSLMKQVGIDAAEKRFGQYPHHFSGGMLQRSVIAMALACGPDVLIADEPTTALDVTIQSQILELLKKIQKRTGVAILFITHDLGVVARMADRVAVMYAGKLAELGTTDDIFYDPRHPYTWGLLSSLPSTDGDEETLNPIPGTPPDLINPPKGDAFAPRNPYALAIDYEEAPPMFKISDTHYAATWLLDPRAPRIEPPVRVENGRVIKRQEVF from the coding sequence ATGACAACATTACTGGAGATTAAAAATCTGTCTGTCAATATTGCAACAGATCAGGGCGATGTTCACGCAGTGCGGGACGTGAGCCTGTCACTGAAGCCTGGGGAAACCCTGGCCATTGTGGGAGAATCGGGCTGTGGAAAGTCTGTGTTCTGCAAAAGTATTCTGGGGATTCTGCCGGCAAGAGCAAGGGTAGCCGGCGGTGAAATTCTTTTTAAAGGCAGGGATCTCGCAGGGCTTTCAGAGAAAGAGCTGGAAGCGGTTCGGGGAAAGGAAATCTCCATGATTTTCCAGGATCCTGTATCCTCCTTAAACCCGACCATGTCCATTGGCAGCCAGATTGTGGAGGCGGTAAAAGCGCACCAGAAGGTGGACAGGGCAGAGGCGAGAGCGCTGGCAGTTTCGCTGATGAAGCAGGTGGGCATCGACGCGGCGGAAAAACGCTTTGGCCAGTACCCCCATCATTTTTCCGGCGGCATGCTTCAGAGAAGTGTCATTGCCATGGCACTTGCCTGTGGCCCGGATGTTCTGATTGCCGATGAGCCGACAACCGCGCTGGATGTGACCATCCAGTCTCAGATACTGGAGCTGCTTAAGAAAATTCAAAAACGGACAGGCGTGGCAATCCTGTTTATCACCCATGATCTGGGGGTGGTGGCCAGAATGGCAGACCGGGTAGCCGTGATGTATGCCGGCAAGCTGGCAGAACTGGGAACCACAGATGATATTTTTTATGATCCACGCCATCCGTACACCTGGGGGCTGCTGTCATCGCTGCCCTCCACCGATGGTGATGAGGAAACCCTGAACCCCATTCCCGGTACGCCGCCGGATTTGATCAACCCGCCAAAAGGCGATGCCTTTGCGCCGCGAAACCCCTATGCGCTGGCCATTGACTATGAGGAAGCGCCTCCGATGTTTAAAATATCCGATACACACTATGCGGCAACCTGGCTGCTGGACCCGCGGGCGCCGAGAATTGAACCGCCTGTGCGGGTGGAAAATGGCCGGGTCATCAAGCGACAGGAGGTCTTTTGA
- a CDS encoding serpin family protein, translating to MKKGVVFVLIAVIMLGIFTACMAKDNGKADAGKSTPSVTPTPARTPEPMPGMLIGSGDGYSNFAAELYAKSAEAEKDNFLISPASAYFALSMAANGSDAETQKAFEIVLGMPVDQMNAACEQLIPKLRMRSEDGGRLDIANAVWLNETLEVGDNFINTAKEIYEAEIFEAALSESADDVNSWVSEKTNGMIPQMLDEEPGSDIAMLLLNALYFNGVWDTPFDESLTEDRIFYREDGTTVELPFMNKHEDRTQYIKTENAEGVRLFYNDYRQSFVALRPTDGKSIHEFAAAFEKDTLKNALSAAEMRDVDLSMPKFEQEDEIDMSDLLRDMELGIIFDQNQADFSKMGTMNGYPLFVSKVIQKSAVRVDERGTEAAAATEVEMEMAALPMENQKGPVKLVLDSPYAYFIMDSESGIPLFMGVMDDPS from the coding sequence ATGAAAAAAGGAGTGGTCTTTGTTCTGATAGCCGTGATAATGCTTGGGATATTCACAGCCTGTATGGCAAAAGATAATGGAAAAGCAGACGCGGGAAAGTCAACGCCGAGTGTGACGCCGACGCCTGCCCGCACGCCAGAGCCTATGCCCGGCATGCTGATTGGCAGCGGTGACGGATACAGTAATTTTGCGGCGGAGCTTTACGCTAAAAGCGCCGAAGCGGAGAAGGATAATTTTCTGATCTCTCCGGCATCAGCCTATTTCGCGCTGTCGATGGCGGCAAACGGCTCAGATGCTGAGACGCAGAAGGCTTTTGAGATAGTACTGGGTATGCCGGTAGACCAGATGAACGCTGCCTGTGAGCAGCTGATCCCGAAGCTCAGGATGCGCTCGGAAGATGGGGGAAGACTGGATATTGCCAACGCTGTCTGGCTCAATGAGACTTTGGAGGTCGGGGATAATTTTATCAATACGGCCAAAGAAATTTATGAAGCGGAAATATTTGAAGCGGCGCTCAGTGAGTCCGCAGACGACGTGAACAGCTGGGTATCTGAGAAAACCAATGGAATGATTCCACAGATGTTGGATGAGGAGCCTGGAAGCGATATCGCCATGCTTTTGCTCAATGCCCTGTATTTTAACGGTGTCTGGGATACACCCTTTGATGAGAGTCTTACAGAGGACCGGATATTTTACAGAGAAGACGGAACAACTGTGGAGCTCCCCTTTATGAACAAGCATGAGGACAGGACGCAGTACATTAAAACAGAGAACGCCGAAGGGGTCAGGCTTTTCTACAATGATTACAGGCAGTCCTTCGTTGCGCTTCGGCCAACAGATGGAAAAAGTATTCATGAGTTTGCCGCGGCTTTTGAGAAGGACACGCTGAAAAATGCTCTGTCCGCGGCAGAAATGCGGGATGTGGATCTGTCCATGCCAAAATTTGAACAGGAGGATGAAATTGACATGAGTGACCTGCTCAGAGATATGGAGCTCGGGATAATTTTTGATCAAAACCAGGCAGATTTTTCTAAAATGGGAACAATGAATGGATATCCGTTATTTGTTTCAAAGGTTATTCAGAAATCTGCTGTCAGGGTAGATGAGCGAGGAACGGAGGCCGCCGCTGCCACAGAGGTGGAAATGGAAATGGCAGCCCTGCCGATGGAAAACCAGAAGGGACCAGTAAAGCTGGTCTTGGACTCACCCTACGCCTACTTTATTATGGACAGTGAAAGTGGCATTCCACTTTTTATGGGCGTCATGGATGACCCTTCATGA
- a CDS encoding Lrp/AsnC family transcriptional regulator, translating into MFLSGLDETDQQIVNLLIKNARMSYSDIGEAVGLSRVAVKARISALEDRGIIEEYTTIINPQKISGAISCYFELEMEPARFAEVVNILNKNDLVTQIYQVSGRSKLHVHAVAAGNEEMEEFLNCVIYSLPGIREMSCNVILSRIKDIKGLRL; encoded by the coding sequence ATGTTTTTAAGCGGATTAGATGAAACAGATCAGCAGATTGTAAATCTGCTCATTAAGAACGCGCGGATGTCCTATTCGGATATCGGGGAAGCGGTCGGGCTGTCCCGGGTAGCGGTTAAGGCCAGGATCAGCGCCCTTGAAGACAGAGGAATTATAGAAGAGTATACGACCATTATCAACCCGCAGAAGATCAGCGGGGCCATCTCCTGTTATTTTGAACTGGAAATGGAGCCTGCTCGATTTGCAGAGGTGGTGAATATCCTGAATAAAAACGATCTGGTCACTCAGATTTATCAGGTATCGGGAAGGAGTAAGCTCCATGTCCACGCTGTGGCTGCAGGTAATGAGGAGATGGAAGAATTTTTAAACTGCGTGATTTATTCTCTGCCAGGCATCCGGGAGATGAGCTGTAATGTTATTTTATCACGTATTAAAGATATAAAGGGGCTGAGACTGTAG
- a CDS encoding ATP-binding cassette domain-containing protein: protein MNENKLIEIRDLKKYYRLDKHTAVKAVDGVSFDIYKGEIFGLVGESGSGKSTTGKALVHLFEPTGGSVCFDGLEISDKSVYRKNRRRITGEMQMIFQDAASAVNTRMTIGEIIAEPFRIRSRKAGKRELREKAAELMALTGLSSSVMDRYPSEFSGGQLQRACIARALALNPKLIIADEPIASLDVSIQAQIVNLFKKLQEECGLTCLFIAHDLAMVRYISDRIGVMHRGRLVELAPGKELFSHPVHPYTQSLIEAIPVPDPRAAQAYSQTRYQPERGEGKAVWREVSPGHFVFMAE from the coding sequence ATGAATGAGAATAAGCTGATTGAAATCCGGGACCTTAAAAAATATTACAGACTGGACAAGCACACTGCCGTTAAGGCAGTGGACGGCGTTTCTTTTGATATTTACAAAGGTGAAATTTTTGGCCTGGTTGGTGAGAGCGGCTCAGGAAAATCGACGACAGGTAAAGCGCTGGTGCACCTTTTTGAACCCACCGGCGGCTCCGTCTGTTTTGATGGATTGGAAATTTCGGATAAATCCGTCTACAGGAAAAACCGCAGGCGTATCACTGGAGAGATGCAGATGATTTTTCAGGACGCGGCGTCAGCCGTCAATACCCGTATGACCATTGGTGAGATCATTGCCGAGCCCTTCAGGATACGCAGCAGAAAGGCGGGAAAAAGAGAGCTTCGGGAAAAAGCGGCTGAACTCATGGCGCTCACAGGCCTCAGCAGCAGTGTGATGGACCGCTATCCCTCCGAATTTTCCGGCGGTCAGCTTCAGCGGGCCTGCATCGCCCGGGCGCTGGCCTTAAATCCAAAACTGATCATCGCTGACGAGCCCATCGCCTCTCTCGATGTCTCCATTCAGGCACAGATTGTGAACCTTTTTAAAAAGCTGCAGGAGGAATGCGGCCTGACCTGTCTGTTTATCGCCCACGATCTTGCAATGGTGCGCTACATCAGTGACCGTATCGGCGTAATGCACCGCGGCAGGCTGGTGGAGCTGGCGCCCGGAAAAGAGCTGTTCAGCCATCCGGTACATCCCTATACCCAAAGCCTGATCGAGGCTATTCCAGTTCCAGACCCCAGAGCGGCGCAAGCCTACAGTCAAACGAGGTACCAGCCTGAGAGGGGTGAGGGAAAGGCGGTATGGCGTGAGGTGTCGCCAGGACACTTTGTTTTTATGGCCGAGTAA
- a CDS encoding 2-hydroxyacid dehydrogenase, translated as MNIVLLESLAVDDETLEALVKPLTDAGHSFKAYERNDDPQILIEEAKDADILMLANMPLKGEVIEACDHLKYIDVAFTGVDHVDLEAARKKGVAVSNASGYSNESVAELAIEMMLSLLRNVPQMDARARDGKTKDGLVGSELKGKTVGIIGTGAIGSRTAELCRAFGCRVIAYNGFGSGKNKPDYITYMPLKEMLEQSDIVTLHCPLTDQSRGMINAETIAYMKPTAYLINAARGPVVDSQALADALNNDKIAGAGIDVLEMEPPFPAEHPLLKAKHTIITPHIAFASKESMKIRADIVFKNIETWMAGEQQNIIL; from the coding sequence ATGAATATTGTATTGTTAGAATCCCTGGCAGTTGACGACGAAACGCTGGAAGCGCTGGTAAAGCCCCTGACAGACGCGGGCCACAGCTTTAAGGCCTATGAGCGAAACGACGATCCACAGATTCTGATCGAGGAGGCAAAGGATGCTGACATTCTGATGCTTGCCAATATGCCGCTGAAGGGAGAGGTGATCGAAGCCTGTGACCATCTTAAATATATCGATGTTGCCTTTACTGGGGTAGACCATGTGGATCTGGAAGCCGCCAGAAAAAAGGGAGTGGCAGTCAGCAACGCATCGGGCTATTCTAATGAGTCGGTGGCTGAGCTGGCCATCGAAATGATGCTTTCCCTGTTACGCAATGTCCCTCAGATGGATGCCCGCGCCCGCGACGGGAAAACTAAGGACGGTCTGGTGGGCAGCGAGCTCAAAGGAAAAACGGTTGGAATTATCGGTACAGGAGCTATTGGAAGCCGCACCGCCGAACTGTGCCGTGCATTCGGCTGCCGGGTTATTGCCTACAATGGTTTTGGCAGCGGCAAAAACAAGCCGGATTACATCACATATATGCCTTTAAAGGAAATGCTTGAGCAGTCTGACATTGTCACGCTGCATTGCCCGCTGACAGATCAGTCGCGGGGGATGATCAACGCTGAGACCATCGCTTACATGAAGCCTACCGCTTATCTGATCAATGCCGCCAGAGGCCCGGTTGTTGATTCACAGGCACTGGCCGATGCGCTGAACAATGATAAAATCGCCGGAGCCGGCATCGACGTTCTGGAAATGGAACCGCCATTCCCGGCAGAGCATCCGCTGCTTAAGGCAAAACACACCATCATTACGCCGCACATCGCCTTTGCCAGCAAGGAGTCCATGAAAATCCGGGCGGATATTGTTTTCAAGAATATTGAAACCTGGATGGCAGGAGAACAGCAGAATATTATACTGTAA